ACCCAAGAGGGGGTCCCGCTGAAGACAGCTGGGGGGACTCGGGGAGGAGACAAGATGGAGGGCCACGAGCTGGGCACGGAGGTCGGGACGGGCCCGGGTCGGGATGGAGCTGACCCACGGAGAGCTGCCCGCTGCGTCCGGGGTGGGCTGGCACAACCGCCCCCTGGGCCGTGTCAGCCCCGTCACCGGGGCCCCGCGGCGGCGGGCCTCTAGCTCACTAGTCGGGCTGCCGTGCAGGGGGACCGCGCTGGGGGCAGAGGCGGGGGTGAGGTAAGCCCCCAGCCGCCCGGGTCCCTGCCGCAGCCCGAGGTGCCGAGAGTGGTGGCCGCGACGTGTCACCAGACCCGAGGGCCTCGGGGCCCAAGCGACCCAGCGGTCAGAGGACTGCGCAGCTCTTCTGCTCTGCAGGGCCCGGCTCTCCCGGCCTCTCCTACCACCCGGCCTCACCCCGCCTGGACGCCAGGAAGCCCTGCGGAGCTCCGAGCTTCCTGGGGGCAAGACGGGGCGCTGAGGAGGCGGGCAAGCTGTTCCCGAGGGGTACGGGGAGAGCCTCCCCAAGTGCGCGGAAGGCGGCCACCTGCTCCCGCCCGCTGGAGACCTTCACTCACACATCCATAGCCCCTTCCCCCCTGGCCAGCCTGGCTGGCCAGGGGCCCCAACCTTGGTGGCCACCGAGCACCTTCTTGACACCTGGAGAGacgcctccccgccccctcctccgcCCCTCAGGACCCCCCGGGGACCAGCCACCGTCCCCCGGGGGCCAGGCCGGGCAGCGGCCGTCTCCATTCCCCTGACTTCTCTGGGGGGCACAGTGGCCAGCACCCCCACAGAGGCTCCACTCTCCACTCAACCCAAGCGACagggacagattaaaaaaaaaattaaaaaacaggcgATAAATGGCGGAGGGCAGGCTGGCGGCAGGGCCGCGGGTGACGGTGGTGACTACGTGTGTTCCTCGTCCTTGGTCACTGCCCCCCTGTTACGTGGGGTGGGGAGTAAATTGGTAAATGAGCGCGTAAAAAGCTAAggagggataaaaaaaaaaaaaggaaagatgccCCAGGAGTAATTAAAGAGGGGAGATAGATCAATTGGCGTCAATTTGGGTTCTAATTTCTGTCTGTAATTCTGCAAGTGCCTCGCTGTTCCTTCCCCCCGAACGTTTCTCTCCAAAATCTTGCTGGACCACTTCCTGCCTAGGAATgtccccccacccagcccccactgccccccacccacccctccatcctCCAGACTTCCCACACTCCCCGTCACCTTTGCCAGCCTCCGGGGGGGCCCCTCATTTCTGAGAGGCTTCCCCAGGAGGCTGGCAAAGATGGTCCCTGGGTGTGCTCGGGGGAGGGGGCTCCCCAGGTCTCGCAGGAGCACGCCCAGGGGGTCAGGCTATGTGGTCGGGCTTGTCTGGCTTGGCTGCAGCCATCTCCCGCCCGGCCAAACCGTTCCTCGCTCTGCACGATGGTCGGTGCGTGGATGCCCCTGGGGTCTGGGGGCACCCAGGACTTACATTCTGTGGGCTGTGGGGTCATGACAGGTGCCGAGAAGAAGTGGGGATCATCCTCTTCTCGGAAAGATGGAACCACCTGCCTGAGCCCGAGATACACCTTCCCACCATGGCGCATCCCAGGGGACAAGAGGGGAGCACGGAACAGGAAAACCTCATCGCGGGGCAGCTCAGAAAAGAATTTTGGATGGAATTCGGTCTCAGCTGCACAAAGGCTGGGCTCGGGTGTCCCTagagagtgtgagtgtgtgtgtgtgtgtgtgtgtgtgtgtgtgtgtgcgcgtgcatggatgcatgtgagtgtgtgtgtgtgtttgcatggatgtgtgtgtgtgtgcgcgtgcatggatgcgtgtgagagtgtgtgtgtgtttgcatggatgtgtgtgtgtgcgtgcatggatgcatgtgagtgtgtgtgtgtgcgtgcatggatgcatgtgagtgtgtgtgtgtttgcatggatgtgtgtgtgtgtgtgtgcgtgcatggatgcatgtgagtgtgtgtgtgtgtgcgtgcatggaTGCATGTGAGAGTGGATGTGTGTGAGTTTGCatgaatgcgtgtgtgtgtgtgtgtgtgcgtgcatggaTGCATGTGAGAGTGGATGTGTGTGAGTttgcatgaatgtgtgtgtgtgtgtgtgtgtgtgtgtgtgtgtgcgtgcagggTTGTGTTTGCTTTCTGAGGTAAGGATTGTGATGTCAGATTTTGGAGTGTGGGGGTGTTTTgccaattcatttattttttttttttttttgccaattcaattttattttatttttgccaattcaattttattttatttatttatttttttttgccaattcaattttattttttttttgccaattcaATTTTACCAGTGCGATGCGGGGTTTCTGTTCCGTGCTCCCCTCCTCTGGTCTTACGGGGTCCCCTCACTGCTCTGTATTGGTCTCAGTGATGGAAACTTGGAGGAGCGGGTTTGGGTCTTTGGTGTCACACTGCTGGTGCCCGGGGAGGGCCTGGCGGCGGTGGGGAGATAACTGCCCAGCAGGGACAAGCCTACCTGCAAATTTGGccccttcctttctcttcaatGATTAGATCAAAGCCAATTTAAGTCCAGATCCAAAAGGAATGAGaaggaagggggggggggggccgaattcttttttttttgccaattgtTTTTAAGccaatttatttttagtattttttttcagccaattgattttttttttttttagaagtttttggAAAACTGGTTTGCTATTCTGGTGTTGCTAAAAAGCCAATTCGTTTCAAGGGGGCTGATTAAGGGGTTCATGATTGCAATTTTGGTTGTATAATTTGGAGGTAATTTGGGGGGTGATAATTTGGGGGGATATTTAAAGCCAATTGGTTTTGTACATTTTTAGAGATGTTGTTCTGATCCCCTCGGCCAGGTGGAGGGGGCCGAGGGGGGTGTTGCCTGACGTGGGGAGGTTGGGGCACAGAGGCTGGGGTAGGGGGGCCCGCAGACAGGATGGTACAGAGATTTTAGAGAGGGACTTAGTGGGGCGGTCCCGGCCAAGAGGACGGCGCAAGGTAGATGGTATCACTTGGCAGAATTACGACATTTGGCTCACTTCTAATCGCTGGATGCCTCGGAAGAGGCGCCCCCGTGGGTGGCAGGGTCCTGGATGGGCAGAGTGATCAGCGGACGGTGACTCTTGGCCTCTCTGAGCGCCTCCAGCTCCTGGGCGAGCGTGCGACCCCGGCGCGCTCGCAGGAAGGCGGGCAGGCCCCTGCGCAAGCGCTGCGTGGACTGCTTCCGGGTGTCATGTCGGAAGAGCTTGCCCACGGGGTATGCGGTGAGGTCGTCCTGGGGGAGGAAGAGCGAGTCAGGGGCTGCCCAGGCCCCTGGGGGGCATGGGGGGCAGCACCCAAACTGCCCCAGGTGCCCGAGGTGTGACAGGCCAGTGCCAACgcccccagaggggaggggggcagagtgCAAAGGGCTCCCTGGCCGTCCTCTCAGCTAAGCAGCTGGCTGCGCCCTGGTGCCCTGGCTCCGAGGTGACAGCCTCGCGGGGCTgcagggggagagaggggagagttCCCCTCGCAGGGACTGGGCCGGAGCTGCGGGGCCATCTTACCGGAAGCACGGTCGTAGAGGCAGACACATCCCTCTCGGACTTGGCGGGGGTGGCACAGTAAGTCTCCAGGAGGGCCAGGTCGCAGCTTCGGAAGCAACACTCTTCCACGATGCCACGGCTGCGTCGGTTTATGCGGCTGGATGGTCGGCCTGGCGGTCCCCCAAGGAGGATGGGAGGACAGGTCAGTGCCCACCCCTGGCAGAGGCAGGGGTCCTCcggccagcccccagcccccaccctcggGACGGGACACCCAGTGGCCCTGCAAAGACAGCCAGCTGCAGCCTGGAGTGGAGGAAGGAAGCGAGAGGTGGGCcccagaaaggagagaagagacagTGAGCGTGAGTGACCAGAACCAGCCCCTGGCGTCTTGTGCCTCCTCCTCGAATGGCAGGGGGGTCCCGGCCCGAAGGCCGGCTGGGATGCAGGTGCCACCCCTGCAGCAACCAGGAGCCTAGGCGCCCATGGCCCCAGAGACGCCACCGCTGAGACCAGCAGGAATGGAAGAAGGAGAAGACGGGAGGAGAGGAGTGAGGAGCTGCACAGACCACGCCCTCCTTTCttcccgccctcccctccccccaccgcaGGCTCCAGACTCGGCCACGTGAAGTCCCCGCCTTCCTTCCGCCGtccgtgggggggggggggcgggaagggAGCCCCCAGTAAGGGGTCCGGCTGCAGGGTCAAACGGGCTGGGGGCTCAGCCCAGCCCGCCCGTCAGGGGGGCAAGCCTGTGCCACTTCCTGCCCCCAAGGGTGGCAGAGAGAGAGGCCACGGGAGAAGCCAGGGCAGGCAGGGGCCTTGGAAGCATGGAGAAGCAGGTGTGCTTTTCAGAGCAAAGCGCTGACATGCCAAGATGGGCGTTTCCGGCCCATTTCAGAGTGTGGGTAAGTAAAAGCTGTGGAGAAAGATGCCTCGTGGAGGTGGTGGGCCGGGTTGGAGCCTCACGGCCCTCGCCgtgtccccaccccctgccccccacggCCTGGAGAGGCGTTTGGCTGAGCCCAGGGAGTGCACACGCCCCACCTTGAGGGTCAGGCTGCCCCTGCTCCCCCGTTTCCCCTGGAAACCAGGTGGACACTCTCCTGACGGTAAAGAACTGGAGGCCCAGACTATGGGGGGTGAGGGCAAGAGCCCACGCTGAAGGAGAGATCGCCTCCATCGGGGACACGCCCTGCTGCAGGGCGGAGGGGGGCAGAGGGGTCCGTGTGCCCAGCCAGGCGCCCCCAGTCCGGAACCATGAGAACCAGCCAAAACGCTCAGGCCAGCAGGCAGCGCCTGCACCACGCGCTGCCCTCGAGCGTGGGTCCCGCCCAGGCCCCGACCCCCTGCCTCCCATCAGGGCAGCGGGCCCCCTCGTGGATGGAGCCAGGCGTCCCCCAGCATGCACACTCACACCCCCAGTGACAAGTGCCTTTATTCTTAATGGCGTTCAACCCATTTGATTCCATTTCAAATCTAACAGTCCACGGATACGTGCCCATTGCCAAGACATGGACAAAAGGTGCGGGAAGCCGGTGCCCACAGCTCTGCCCGTGGGCAGGTCAGGGagaagcaggaggggaagggctgTCTGCGACCCcccccccaccggaggcaggCCTTCAGCCCCCTCCGCACCCCACCCGCACTTGCTGCTTCAGGTCTGACCCCTCTGTGGACACACCTGCCCATTCTCCCTGGACTGTGAGTCATGTGGCTAGAAGCCTGGGCCCAGCCCTCGAGCCGGGGAGGCTGGAGGACCTGCAGAGGCGACTGAGGACCGTGGGGAGGACTCCGCGTCTACGCAGGACCTGCTGTGCGCGCCCCCGCCCTCGGCCCCAGGGAGCTACTCACTGAAGTAGAAGCCGCGGTCCCCACAGACAAACTGGAGGGTGTCCACCAGCTCCCCGCCGCACAAGGTCTCGCTGGGGCGGTAAGCAGCATAGCAGCACGAGGCGAAGGCCAAGAAGGTGAGAAACGCCAGCACCGACTTTCCCGCTGAGATCCCCATTGATGATGACTGCGGGAAAGACAGAGGCGTGAGCGAGCCCCGCACCCGCCACGCCGGGGGCCGGCCCCGCCCTCCACAGGTCCCCGGATGGCTCAGCCAGGACATGCCCGCCCGCTCCCTTTGGGACCCTAAGCCCAGCCACCTCCTAAGTCCAAGTCCAGTTGCAGATTTGAAGTCTGGCTTTCTCCTTAATCTTAATTG
Above is a genomic segment from Cervus elaphus chromosome 2, mCerEla1.1, whole genome shotgun sequence containing:
- the IGF2 gene encoding insulin-like growth factor II isoform X1, whose amino-acid sequence is MVSPDPQVTVVAPGAEPESTQVQRIEDGGTIIRIFWVGPKGELLRRTPVSSVMQSSSMGISAGKSVLAFLTFLAFASCCYAAYRPSETLCGGELVDTLQFVCGDRGFYFSRPSSRINRRSRGIVEECCFRSCDLALLETYCATPAKSERDVSASTTVLPDDLTAYPVGKLFRHDTRKQSTQRLRRGLPAFLRARRGRTLAQELEALREAKSHRPLITLPIQDPATHGGASSEASSD
- the IGF2 gene encoding insulin-like growth factor II isoform X2, which encodes MSSDLPVGSRGRACARRSGQGCPAGAESSSMGISAGKSVLAFLTFLAFASCCYAAYRPSETLCGGELVDTLQFVCGDRGFYFSRPSSRINRRSRGIVEECCFRSCDLALLETYCATPAKSERDVSASTTVLPDDLTAYPVGKLFRHDTRKQSTQRLRRGLPAFLRARRGRTLAQELEALREAKSHRPLITLPIQDPATHGGASSEASSD
- the IGF2 gene encoding insulin-like growth factor II isoform X3 translates to MGISAGKSVLAFLTFLAFASCCYAAYRPSETLCGGELVDTLQFVCGDRGFYFSRPSSRINRRSRGIVEECCFRSCDLALLETYCATPAKSERDVSASTTVLPDDLTAYPVGKLFRHDTRKQSTQRLRRGLPAFLRARRGRTLAQELEALREAKSHRPLITLPIQDPATHGGASSEASSD